A window of the Xenopus laevis strain J_2021 chromosome 9_10L, Xenopus_laevis_v10.1, whole genome shotgun sequence genome harbors these coding sequences:
- the MGC114789 gene encoding uncharacterized protein LOC734509 isoform X2, which produces MVRMNVLADALKSINNAEKRGKRQVLIRPCSKVIVRFLTVMMKHGYIGEFEIIDDHRAGKIVVNLTGRLNKCGVISPRFDVQLKDLEKWQNNLLPSRQFGYIVLTTSAGIMDHEEARRKHTGGKILGFFF; this is translated from the exons ATGGTGCGCATGAATGTCCTTGCGGATGCTCTGAAAAGCATCAATAATGCAGAGAAACGTGGCAAACGCCAGGTCCTCATCAGACCATGTTCAAAAGTGATTGTGCGATTCCTGACAGTAATGATGAAGCATG GTTACATTGGGGAGTTTGAGATTATTGATGACCACAGAGCTGGGAAAATTGTAGTCAATCTCACAGGAAGACTTAACAAG TGTGGCGTTATTAGCCCCAGATTTGATGTTCAACTGAAGGATCTGGAGAAGTGGCAAAATAACCTCTTGCCTTCACGTCAGTTTGG GTATATTGTGCTCACTACTTCAGCTGGCATCATGGACCACGAAGAAGCCAGGCGAAAACACACAGGAGGCAAAATCCTGGGATTCTTTTTCTAA
- the MGC114789 gene encoding uncharacterized protein LOC734509 isoform X1 has protein sequence MCSVSGSPCTMVRMNVLADALKSINNAEKRGKRQVLIRPCSKVIVRFLTVMMKHGYIGEFEIIDDHRAGKIVVNLTGRLNKCGVISPRFDVQLKDLEKWQNNLLPSRQFGYIVLTTSAGIMDHEEARRKHTGGKILGFFF, from the exons ATGTGCTCAGTGTCAGGGAGCCCGT GCACCATGGTGCGCATGAATGTCCTTGCGGATGCTCTGAAAAGCATCAATAATGCAGAGAAACGTGGCAAACGCCAGGTCCTCATCAGACCATGTTCAAAAGTGATTGTGCGATTCCTGACAGTAATGATGAAGCATG GTTACATTGGGGAGTTTGAGATTATTGATGACCACAGAGCTGGGAAAATTGTAGTCAATCTCACAGGAAGACTTAACAAG TGTGGCGTTATTAGCCCCAGATTTGATGTTCAACTGAAGGATCTGGAGAAGTGGCAAAATAACCTCTTGCCTTCACGTCAGTTTGG GTATATTGTGCTCACTACTTCAGCTGGCATCATGGACCACGAAGAAGCCAGGCGAAAACACACAGGAGGCAAAATCCTGGGATTCTTTTTCTAA